The following proteins come from a genomic window of Pirellula staleyi DSM 6068:
- a CDS encoding RNA-binding protein, with protein MKLYVGNLSYDVNNQSLEELFSQFGAVRSAQVIQDRETGRSKGFGFVEMQDDNAARSAIQALHEKQHNGRPLTVNEARPREERPRGGGGGDRGGYGRR; from the coding sequence ATGAAGTTGTACGTTGGCAATCTGTCTTACGATGTCAACAACCAGAGCTTGGAAGAATTGTTTTCGCAGTTCGGTGCTGTTCGCAGTGCCCAAGTTATCCAGGATCGTGAAACCGGCCGCAGCAAGGGTTTTGGCTTTGTCGAAATGCAAGACGACAACGCTGCCCGTTCGGCCATCCAAGCGCTGCACGAAAAGCAGCACAACGGTCGTCCATTGACCGTGAACGAAGCTCGTCCTCGTGAAGAGCGTCCTCGTGGTGGTGGTGGTGGCGATCGCGGTGGCTACGGCCGCCGTTAA
- a CDS encoding addiction module protein — protein MNQGTMNTAASIDIDKLPPAEKLALIERLWESLARTPSDVPVPAWHERVLAERLANPDPKSALDLDEAMSQIKQEFDARRTTA, from the coding sequence ATGAACCAGGGAACCATGAACACAGCCGCTTCGATTGATATCGATAAGCTGCCACCAGCCGAGAAGCTCGCGCTGATCGAGCGTCTGTGGGAGTCGCTTGCACGCACACCCAGCGATGTCCCTGTCCCTGCTTGGCATGAACGTGTTTTAGCAGAGCGGCTGGCCAATCCCGACCCAAAGTCGGCGCTCGATCTTGACGAAGCAATGAGCCAAATCAAGCAGGAATTCGATGCGCGTCGAACTACGGCCTGA
- a CDS encoding alpha/beta hydrolase: MRLRFLLRAMLVALALCTTVAPTLSAQTPAETPKPKAKAKAPPKRPEPTVANYKYGDQSERQVFDFWKAESDQPTPVVLLIHGGGWRGGDKSSYGTSVIEAYRKNGISVAAVNYRFIEQAMAQKIEPPVMAPLHDAARALQTIRSKAKDWNIDPTRIGATGGSAGACTSLWLALHDNLANPSSKDPIDRESSRLTCAAVSGAQTSLDPKELREWMPNAIYGGHAFGFAAPGRTRPEEFDLLIENREKVLPWIKEYSPIELVTKDDAPIYLDYPNQKQPPVVGTSEADPTHSAIYGLKLAEKLKATGVEGVLAYPGGPKNDYGSPTNFLITKLKAPAVTK; encoded by the coding sequence ATGCGCCTACGATTTCTGCTGCGCGCGATGCTTGTCGCGCTCGCACTTTGCACCACTGTTGCCCCCACACTCTCGGCCCAAACGCCAGCGGAAACACCGAAGCCCAAAGCCAAAGCAAAGGCTCCTCCGAAACGACCCGAGCCCACCGTAGCCAACTATAAGTATGGCGATCAATCGGAACGTCAGGTCTTTGATTTTTGGAAGGCCGAGTCCGATCAGCCGACTCCTGTAGTGCTGCTAATTCATGGAGGTGGATGGCGTGGCGGCGACAAATCGAGTTACGGCACCTCGGTGATTGAAGCGTATCGCAAGAACGGAATTTCTGTCGCCGCTGTGAACTATCGCTTCATCGAACAAGCGATGGCGCAAAAGATAGAGCCGCCGGTCATGGCTCCTTTGCACGACGCCGCTCGCGCTTTGCAAACCATTCGCTCGAAAGCGAAAGACTGGAACATCGATCCCACGCGCATTGGTGCCACAGGAGGTTCCGCCGGGGCCTGCACTTCGCTCTGGCTGGCACTGCACGATAATCTGGCCAATCCCAGCAGCAAAGATCCGATTGACCGCGAGTCGTCGCGACTCACCTGCGCCGCTGTCTCTGGCGCTCAAACGTCGCTCGACCCCAAAGAGCTGCGGGAGTGGATGCCCAACGCCATCTATGGTGGACATGCGTTTGGCTTTGCCGCCCCCGGTCGCACACGTCCCGAGGAATTCGATCTCTTAATCGAGAACCGCGAGAAAGTGCTCCCTTGGATCAAGGAATATTCGCCGATCGAACTCGTCACCAAAGACGATGCGCCGATCTACCTCGACTACCCCAATCAAAAACAGCCACCCGTCGTCGGAACCTCGGAAGCCGACCCCACCCACTCGGCCATCTACGGTCTCAAACTCGCCGAGAAGCTCAAAGCGACCGGTGTGGAAGGTGTGCTCGCGTATCCCGGTGGTCCCAAGAACGACTACGGAAGCCCGACCAACTTTTTGATCACCAAGCTCAAAGCCCCTGCAGTGACGAAGTAG
- a CDS encoding TolC family protein, producing MLWRTSIAGSLLVAAIASGDVLGQTPLGPAPSEFTPHASQLRARTASVRFIEPESIAPPQPMLEPLELELLQQQAITSNPSVARAEALVQAACGRMLQAGLKPNPHAGYLGSQLGSGGQAEQHGLMVTQDIIRGGKLRLSQSVMQQEWVMAQQRLAAQQQRVMTDVRVKYYEVLIAQQRLNRTNDLSRLASDALKTVNQLFEAKEAAKVDILQAKLEAQQTELSLIAARNRLAAAWRELTAVCNLPLDESRPIVGRPDEVLPLVSFEETKARLLSTSPEVAEAMANIERARWAVARAEAEPIGDLNVQGVVMQDNGIGGKTDGIVQVTMPLPIYNRNQGGILAAQRELTAATYALEQLEVRLSQQLAGVYERYSTARESVDRYQKDLLPAAAESLDLSRAGYGAGEFSFLSLLTAQRTLVQTNLAYLESLQELQTAAAEIDGLLLSSSLTQDLQ from the coding sequence ATGCTTTGGCGAACTTCAATAGCGGGGTCACTGCTCGTCGCGGCGATTGCCAGCGGCGATGTGCTGGGACAAACACCGCTGGGACCAGCGCCGAGCGAGTTCACCCCGCATGCCTCGCAGCTCCGGGCGCGAACGGCATCTGTCCGCTTCATCGAGCCCGAGTCGATCGCTCCCCCCCAGCCGATGCTCGAGCCTCTCGAGCTCGAATTGCTGCAGCAACAAGCGATCACCAGCAATCCCTCGGTGGCACGGGCTGAAGCGCTCGTGCAAGCAGCTTGTGGACGGATGCTGCAAGCGGGTCTAAAACCGAATCCTCATGCGGGCTACCTTGGTTCGCAACTCGGCAGTGGTGGTCAAGCGGAACAGCATGGCTTAATGGTCACGCAGGACATCATTCGTGGCGGCAAGCTTCGGCTCAGCCAGTCGGTGATGCAGCAAGAATGGGTGATGGCTCAGCAGCGACTCGCCGCACAGCAGCAGCGTGTGATGACCGATGTGCGCGTGAAGTACTACGAGGTGCTGATCGCTCAGCAGCGTCTGAATCGCACGAATGATCTGTCGCGACTGGCGAGTGATGCCCTGAAAACCGTCAATCAACTCTTTGAAGCGAAAGAGGCGGCGAAGGTCGACATCCTGCAAGCCAAACTCGAAGCGCAGCAAACCGAACTGTCGCTGATCGCCGCGCGTAATCGACTCGCTGCTGCTTGGCGCGAGCTCACCGCTGTCTGCAACCTTCCGCTCGACGAATCTCGTCCGATCGTAGGTCGCCCCGACGAAGTCCTTCCGCTTGTATCGTTCGAAGAAACCAAAGCACGCCTGCTATCGACGAGTCCCGAAGTGGCGGAAGCGATGGCCAATATCGAGCGTGCTCGCTGGGCCGTGGCGCGGGCCGAGGCGGAGCCGATTGGCGACCTCAATGTGCAAGGGGTCGTGATGCAGGACAACGGTATCGGTGGCAAAACCGACGGCATTGTGCAGGTGACGATGCCGCTTCCGATCTACAACCGCAATCAGGGTGGTATTCTCGCTGCGCAGCGCGAACTCACAGCCGCGACCTACGCCCTCGAACAACTCGAGGTGCGATTGAGCCAACAATTGGCGGGGGTCTATGAGCGTTACAGCACTGCCCGCGAATCGGTCGACCGCTATCAAAAAGATCTGCTCCCCGCTGCAGCGGAGTCGCTCGATTTGTCGCGCGCAGGGTACGGGGCAGGGGAGTTCAGTTTCCTTTCGCTCCTGACAGCCCAGCGCACGCTGGTTCAAACCAACCTGGCCTATCTCGAGTCGCTGCAGGAGCTGCAAACAGCCGCTGCTGAAATCGATGGCCTCCTCCTTTCGAGCAGCTTGACGCAGGACCTTCAATAA
- a CDS encoding TspO/MBR family protein: protein MSGSSSTITATDPGSIDPRISPTLSWPLKLLALIGIVIAVLAVGGGSALAGSPDAWYAALVRPPLAPPNWIFGPVWTLLYIMMGISLWLLMLAPAGRQRTTAIGLFLLQLLLNFAWTPIFFGLHRTDLAAIEIVLLLLALLATIGAAARVSRPSALLLVPYAAWVSFATYLSIGFWWLNRS from the coding sequence ATGAGCGGTTCATCCAGCACAATTACGGCCACCGATCCGGGGAGTATCGATCCTCGGATTTCACCCACGCTGTCGTGGCCGCTGAAGCTCCTCGCGCTGATCGGTATTGTAATCGCCGTTTTGGCGGTTGGGGGTGGTAGTGCTTTAGCCGGGAGTCCCGACGCTTGGTATGCGGCCCTCGTTCGACCGCCACTAGCGCCCCCCAATTGGATTTTTGGGCCCGTTTGGACGCTGCTCTACATCATGATGGGGATCAGTTTGTGGCTGCTGATGCTGGCACCGGCAGGGCGCCAGCGAACAACCGCTATCGGGCTGTTTCTTCTGCAGCTGCTACTCAATTTCGCCTGGACCCCGATTTTCTTTGGGCTCCATCGCACCGATCTGGCAGCCATCGAAATTGTGCTACTGCTGCTGGCCCTGCTCGCCACCATCGGCGCGGCAGCACGCGTCAGCCGACCAAGTGCGCTGCTGCTGGTTCCCTACGCCGCCTGGGTCAGCTTTGCGACGTACCTCAGTATCGGCTTTTGGTGGCTCAATCGAAGTTGA
- a CDS encoding Nramp family divalent metal transporter encodes MSDKPATSAPWPGSHAMPQWDVNELIDAPKFHWRNILSMIGPGLVMGAAAIGGGEWLAGPAVTAKYGGSLLWVATLSILIQVLYNIEISRYTLYTGEPIFTGKFRLFPHPYFWVVIYLMLDWGSIAPYLAVNAAVPLEAILLGRLPDPDGSASDWWFHKIVSSCLYGGTMIPLIFGGKVYNSLKFIMSFKLVVVVGFLVILSLFYSRPSSWVEIVSGFTKIGNVPIIRAEDLNGNGVLDPGEDFDLDGRLDIVEPSLAVSIDSDGDGKPDTWEKDAAGKLIKFEDVDGDGKQDGSNVENVFVSLATKGTFPAVDLSLIAFIAGLAAIAGNGGLTNTPISNFTRDQGWGMGHHVGAIPSVVGGHGITLSHVGSVFIVNEESLPRWRRWYLHIVRDQTCVWMLACFVGVALPSILSVEFLPRGTGSDDWTTAAATAGGVERQVANPPPGVLAYESGLSKTVSGPKLGRAFWGFTLFCGFLVMITSNATTMDGFIRRWVDVIWTASPRMRELDTSYIRYVYFTVLCCYCTLGFTILWLIDKPGFVFKLSSTGYNFAFAFSCWHTMFVNTILLPKEIRPNIFIRIGLFLGGCCFLFIGVMAALKLAGKV; translated from the coding sequence ATGAGCGACAAACCCGCCACCAGTGCGCCTTGGCCCGGTTCGCACGCAATGCCCCAATGGGACGTGAACGAACTGATCGATGCTCCGAAGTTTCACTGGCGAAACATCTTGAGCATGATCGGGCCGGGCCTCGTCATGGGGGCCGCGGCGATCGGAGGTGGCGAGTGGCTGGCTGGCCCCGCTGTCACCGCCAAGTATGGTGGATCGCTACTGTGGGTCGCAACCCTCAGCATTCTGATCCAGGTGCTTTATAACATCGAAATCAGCCGCTACACGCTCTACACCGGCGAACCGATTTTCACGGGCAAATTCCGTCTCTTTCCGCATCCCTATTTTTGGGTCGTCATCTACCTGATGCTCGACTGGGGATCGATTGCTCCCTATCTCGCGGTCAATGCGGCTGTCCCTCTCGAAGCAATCTTGCTCGGCCGACTACCCGACCCCGATGGGAGCGCATCGGACTGGTGGTTTCACAAAATCGTGAGCAGCTGCCTCTACGGCGGGACGATGATTCCGCTGATCTTCGGTGGCAAGGTCTACAACAGCCTGAAGTTCATCATGAGCTTTAAGCTCGTGGTGGTCGTTGGATTCTTAGTGATCCTGAGCTTGTTCTACTCCCGTCCCTCGAGCTGGGTCGAGATTGTCAGCGGGTTTACAAAAATCGGTAACGTGCCGATCATTCGCGCAGAAGATCTCAACGGCAATGGAGTGCTTGATCCGGGCGAAGATTTCGACCTCGATGGACGGCTCGATATCGTCGAGCCTTCGCTGGCAGTTTCCATCGACTCCGATGGGGATGGAAAGCCTGACACGTGGGAGAAAGATGCGGCGGGCAAGCTGATTAAGTTTGAAGATGTCGATGGGGATGGCAAACAAGACGGGTCGAACGTCGAGAATGTGTTTGTCTCGCTCGCAACGAAGGGAACCTTCCCGGCGGTCGATCTTTCGCTGATTGCGTTCATCGCAGGTCTGGCGGCGATTGCCGGCAACGGTGGCCTGACCAATACGCCGATCAGCAACTTCACGCGCGATCAGGGATGGGGAATGGGGCATCACGTCGGCGCGATTCCGAGTGTCGTCGGTGGCCACGGCATCACCCTTTCGCACGTGGGAAGTGTGTTCATTGTGAACGAGGAATCGCTGCCGCGGTGGCGACGCTGGTATCTTCATATCGTTCGAGATCAAACCTGCGTCTGGATGCTCGCCTGCTTTGTCGGTGTCGCTTTGCCGAGCATCCTCTCGGTGGAGTTCCTGCCGCGCGGAACGGGAAGCGACGACTGGACCACCGCAGCAGCCACTGCTGGTGGCGTGGAGCGTCAGGTAGCCAATCCTCCGCCTGGTGTGCTGGCGTATGAAAGCGGGCTCTCGAAAACGGTGTCAGGACCCAAACTGGGACGCGCTTTCTGGGGCTTCACCCTCTTCTGCGGATTCCTGGTGATGATCACCAGCAACGCCACGACGATGGACGGCTTCATTCGACGCTGGGTCGATGTGATCTGGACAGCAAGTCCCCGGATGCGCGAGCTCGATACGAGCTACATCCGCTATGTCTACTTCACGGTCCTCTGCTGCTACTGCACGCTCGGGTTCACCATTCTGTGGCTGATCGATAAGCCCGGCTTTGTCTTTAAGCTGTCGTCGACAGGCTACAACTTTGCCTTCGCGTTCAGCTGCTGGCACACGATGTTTGTGAACACCATCCTGCTACCCAAAGAAATTCGGCCGAACATCTTCATTCGGATCGGACTCTTTTTGGGTGGCTGCTGCTTCCTGTTCATCGGTGTCATGGCCGCTCTGAAACTGGCAGGCAAAGTTTAA
- a CDS encoding DUF1559 domain-containing protein, with the protein MNTRTHRGLTRLEIITLVFIAGAAFCILMPYLASSRNSSRQAQCDRKLQELARTTTFVAQLKDEFPGYSNLRAKHGKLGRLRTGWVFPLLPFISRPIDPVTLEPPGPDVLGPRADIHLKYGPAGEDEVRGQEPDRYLPELVCPADPRLASSKRLALLTYVANCGLPDAQGARESAGDLLPDGPESGVFLDKFPEWKEPYQLTIPEIEAADGSEFTLLFSENIDASLWTDATEPQVGFVWSVNDGLADPVAMADGALADGAQLSDEQKGWLREMPSVLPMNAERGQGDRSSLKYARPSSMHGDGVMVVYVDGHTRWTSDKIDPRIFQHQMTPMGTKVRFPGTEVPMPEPWREVRE; encoded by the coding sequence ATGAACACACGTACCCATCGCGGACTCACGCGGCTCGAGATCATCACGCTCGTCTTCATCGCGGGCGCAGCGTTCTGCATCCTGATGCCCTACCTGGCCTCCTCGCGCAACAGTTCGCGCCAGGCGCAGTGCGACCGAAAACTGCAGGAGCTTGCGCGGACCACCACGTTCGTAGCTCAGCTGAAAGACGAATTCCCCGGCTACAGCAACTTGCGCGCGAAGCATGGCAAACTTGGACGTCTGCGCACCGGGTGGGTCTTTCCGCTGTTGCCTTTTATCAGCCGACCGATCGATCCGGTGACGCTCGAGCCCCCTGGACCCGATGTGCTGGGGCCTCGCGCCGATATCCACCTGAAGTATGGTCCCGCTGGGGAGGATGAAGTGCGCGGCCAAGAGCCCGATCGATACCTCCCGGAACTTGTCTGCCCGGCTGATCCTCGGCTGGCCAGTTCCAAGCGCCTGGCTCTTCTCACCTATGTCGCCAACTGCGGTCTTCCCGACGCGCAAGGGGCTCGAGAAAGCGCTGGAGATCTGCTCCCCGATGGTCCGGAAAGCGGCGTGTTTCTCGACAAGTTTCCGGAGTGGAAAGAGCCGTATCAATTGACGATTCCCGAGATCGAAGCAGCCGACGGAAGTGAGTTCACGCTGCTGTTTAGCGAGAATATCGACGCCAGCCTCTGGACCGATGCTACCGAACCGCAGGTGGGGTTTGTCTGGAGCGTCAACGATGGGCTCGCTGATCCGGTAGCAATGGCTGATGGAGCGCTCGCTGACGGAGCACAGCTGAGCGACGAGCAGAAAGGTTGGCTCCGAGAGATGCCCAGCGTGCTGCCGATGAATGCCGAGCGTGGTCAGGGAGATCGGAGCAGTTTGAAATATGCTCGTCCTTCGAGCATGCATGGCGATGGGGTGATGGTGGTGTATGTCGATGGTCACACACGATGGACTAGCGACAAAATCGATCCACGGATTTTTCAGCACCAAATGACACCGATGGGAACCAAAGTTCGCTTCCCCGGAACGGAGGTCCCTATGCCCGAGCCTTGGCGCGAAGTGCGTGAGTAG
- a CDS encoding glycosyltransferase family 39 protein: MTSAPSVPKLAPSTLGIVAGVTIASAILRTWHVGESLWLDELHTSWCVHGDWSDVSRRALIGNQSPLYFYVVKLVVFVLGESEIALRLVSLLSGIALVPLTSLLAARLFSRSTIAAPTAAIIAAMMVGVSHLPIFYASEARPYALLQLVMVVHLLIAIAMIEQPTLRMQCLWAASAALVIHLHPTGLLPIGAELFTLAILVQFRPPSQRFGYRQFGLCALLLPLLIFPQLELIRLATARRANWSLSFEQVAWHDLPQLFTVVPGTVLALAGLAIVVAIALRQRASKLEDLQFSRIALVAATALLPLVLAYIASAAGFAPLLTARYLVCSIVPLIVLASLLVIVCEKSTLRAIAVGSLLVGFTLYQSGLAQNVMTRGVLIADRREDWRGLVEHLSALAETERPATIHLRSGLIEAPELLKHRTSEGDAFLVFPLTAIYQISGDPAPRIVPLDIRSLAREPRSLGASEALVLRGSERSFVELQQHPTYAPVIASFDQATWFGNLVLLRRTIK, encoded by the coding sequence ATGACATCAGCCCCCTCTGTGCCTAAGCTCGCTCCATCCACCCTTGGGATCGTCGCTGGCGTCACCATCGCTTCAGCGATCCTTCGCACGTGGCACGTCGGCGAGAGCCTGTGGCTCGATGAACTTCACACCAGTTGGTGCGTGCATGGGGACTGGAGCGACGTGAGTCGTCGTGCGCTGATCGGCAACCAATCGCCCCTCTATTTCTACGTGGTGAAACTCGTTGTTTTCGTGCTGGGTGAGAGCGAGATTGCACTGCGGCTCGTAAGTCTTCTGAGTGGCATCGCTTTGGTGCCGCTAACGAGTTTGCTCGCTGCGCGACTATTCTCCAGAAGCACCATTGCAGCGCCGACAGCCGCGATCATCGCAGCGATGATGGTGGGGGTGAGTCACTTGCCAATCTTCTATGCAAGTGAGGCTCGTCCGTATGCGCTACTGCAGCTCGTCATGGTGGTGCATCTGCTGATTGCCATAGCGATGATCGAGCAGCCGACGCTTCGCATGCAATGTCTGTGGGCTGCTTCGGCGGCGCTCGTGATCCATCTGCATCCCACGGGTCTCTTGCCGATCGGTGCCGAACTCTTCACGCTTGCAATCCTCGTGCAGTTTCGCCCCCCCAGCCAACGCTTTGGCTATCGACAGTTCGGCTTGTGCGCGCTGCTACTCCCTCTGTTGATCTTTCCTCAGCTCGAACTGATCCGCCTGGCCACCGCGCGCCGCGCAAACTGGAGTCTCTCGTTCGAGCAAGTAGCGTGGCACGATTTGCCGCAGCTCTTCACCGTCGTACCCGGGACGGTGCTGGCCCTCGCTGGGCTGGCGATTGTGGTGGCGATCGCGCTCCGCCAGCGAGCGAGCAAGCTCGAGGATCTGCAGTTCAGCCGCATTGCGCTGGTTGCAGCGACAGCCCTCTTGCCACTGGTGCTAGCCTACATCGCCAGTGCTGCGGGTTTTGCGCCGCTGCTCACCGCCCGCTATCTCGTCTGCTCTATCGTGCCGCTCATCGTGCTGGCATCGCTACTTGTGATCGTCTGCGAAAAATCGACTCTGCGAGCTATTGCCGTCGGATCGCTGCTGGTCGGTTTCACCCTTTATCAGAGCGGTTTGGCACAAAACGTGATGACCCGCGGCGTGCTGATCGCCGATCGTCGCGAAGATTGGCGCGGCCTCGTCGAGCACCTCAGCGCGCTGGCCGAGACCGAGCGCCCCGCCACGATCCATCTCCGAAGTGGATTGATCGAAGCCCCCGAGCTGCTCAAGCATCGCACCTCGGAAGGGGATGCCTTTCTCGTGTTTCCTCTCACGGCGATCTACCAGATCAGCGGCGACCCTGCGCCGCGCATTGTGCCGCTCGATATTCGCTCGCTCGCACGCGAGCCTCGATCGCTCGGCGCAAGTGAGGCCCTGGTTCTGCGCGGCTCCGAGCGATCGTTCGTCGAACTGCAGCAGCACCCCACCTATGCGCCGGTGATAGCGAGCTTCGATCAGGCGACTTGGTTTGGCAACCTCGTGCTGCTACGCCGCACCATCAAATAA
- a CDS encoding AAA family ATPase yields MYQAYWQLAAKPFEPFGDPRFYYPSDSQQGAILKLRYAIENRRQGAVLAGGCGLGKTMLAQAILRQLSDSFAPRVQLVFPQFSTGELLAYLADQLTGSRLSSTSPAALDASLSRIETRLIENAKSQKHAVIVVDEAHLLRDTSALETIRLLMNLEYHSQPLATFILVGQTSLLLAIEQMPDLEERLAVKCLVRRFSLAETMAYVQHRLSAAGCQRAIFEDEAIESVHHLTQGIPRRINRLCDLALLVGFAEELPAISAEHIESVSTELASAIAE; encoded by the coding sequence ATGTACCAGGCGTACTGGCAATTAGCCGCAAAGCCGTTTGAACCATTCGGCGATCCGCGGTTCTATTACCCGAGCGATTCGCAGCAAGGAGCGATTTTGAAGCTCCGTTATGCGATCGAAAATCGGCGCCAAGGGGCTGTGCTCGCTGGTGGCTGTGGCCTCGGGAAAACGATGCTGGCGCAAGCCATTCTGCGTCAACTCTCCGACAGTTTTGCCCCACGCGTGCAACTGGTGTTTCCGCAGTTCAGCACCGGTGAACTGCTCGCCTATCTGGCCGATCAACTGACTGGATCACGCTTGTCGTCCACCAGCCCCGCAGCGCTCGATGCCTCCTTGTCGCGCATCGAAACGAGGCTGATCGAAAACGCGAAATCGCAAAAGCATGCCGTGATTGTCGTCGACGAAGCGCATCTGCTACGCGATACCTCAGCGCTCGAAACGATCCGTCTGCTCATGAACCTCGAATATCATTCACAGCCGCTGGCGACATTCATCCTGGTAGGACAAACATCGCTACTGCTCGCCATTGAGCAGATGCCCGATCTCGAAGAACGACTCGCAGTGAAATGTTTGGTTCGCCGATTCTCGCTCGCGGAAACGATGGCCTACGTGCAGCATCGCCTCTCGGCGGCTGGCTGTCAGCGGGCGATTTTCGAGGACGAAGCGATCGAATCAGTCCATCACTTGACCCAAGGAATTCCGCGGCGAATCAATCGCTTGTGCGATCTCGCCTTACTGGTCGGTTTTGCCGAAGAACTTCCCGCCATTAGCGCCGAGCATATCGAAAGCGTTTCTACCGAACTGGCAAGCGCGATTGCCGAGTAA
- a CDS encoding P-loop NTPase encodes MSVLDQAFIKAFSKEAPADSRSTKASVAPPVTTAAREPHVMATTLRPTYEPAQPQVELSYDSGMLYRASIERHAAESAVPPPHLVRSSKTRPRRILRKLTSTVEQPAPQRIEPAQTAYEPPRRMRPLRVLEIIRQLEETREQLARLPQYGPVVIAIDDQSEAEVTDALTSRSPVVSVAKIPAPPAETIAAAPVAAESPKVEPPQAEPLKPAAIAAAAIDADPMHIEVHGHWEEFSQENDPSISSLVMLETSEELPLARSSMMVTVDLTSLDLSEQLAGSIDQASTAETTEIAAKTAAEEPAAKPNFRVDGAHTAVPAPHKKRSEKPAAPAPELLAEAAELADDLPAQAEVVDLTTAAEEAADMKLEEVKLEEELQLAEEVETIASEPLAEPAVVHAPRACVPLWAVDRFDWPAVCEKLLRSDNSYFSEAGEKLRIAVRDGLKTLGITGSRRGEGRSTLALCLARAAADAGIQVAIVDADFTRPQLASMLGLEVAYGWQDAATGAIPLSEAAIKSKEDRITILPLEVSSAADPLSLDDPRVTATFRALAATFELVIVDMPPTAMGEGSLFPAGEACPMDAMIVVRDTRFATTSESHAIGDRLYGCGAEAVGIAENFASETPTL; translated from the coding sequence ATGAGCGTTCTGGATCAGGCCTTTATTAAGGCATTTTCGAAAGAAGCGCCGGCCGATTCTCGTTCGACGAAAGCCTCGGTCGCGCCACCAGTTACTACCGCAGCGCGGGAGCCCCATGTGATGGCCACCACCCTACGCCCGACCTACGAGCCAGCTCAACCGCAGGTTGAACTGTCGTACGATAGCGGCATGCTCTATCGCGCGTCGATCGAGCGGCATGCAGCCGAGTCGGCTGTTCCCCCACCTCATCTGGTGCGTAGTTCCAAAACACGTCCACGGCGAATCCTTCGCAAACTGACGAGCACGGTCGAGCAGCCAGCGCCACAGCGCATCGAGCCTGCACAAACCGCCTACGAACCACCTCGCCGCATGCGTCCCCTCCGTGTGCTCGAGATCATTCGTCAACTGGAAGAAACGCGCGAACAGCTCGCGCGTCTGCCGCAGTATGGCCCGGTGGTGATTGCCATCGACGACCAGTCCGAAGCTGAAGTAACCGACGCCCTCACCAGTCGATCGCCCGTTGTCTCGGTCGCAAAGATTCCAGCACCTCCTGCCGAGACAATCGCGGCAGCACCAGTGGCTGCGGAATCACCTAAAGTCGAGCCACCTCAAGCCGAGCCACTGAAGCCCGCAGCAATCGCCGCTGCCGCCATCGATGCCGATCCGATGCACATCGAAGTGCATGGGCACTGGGAAGAGTTTTCGCAAGAGAATGATCCTTCGATCTCGTCGCTCGTGATGCTCGAGACCTCGGAAGAGTTGCCCCTGGCACGCTCGTCGATGATGGTCACGGTCGACCTTACCTCGCTCGACCTGAGCGAACAACTCGCAGGCTCGATCGACCAAGCATCGACCGCTGAAACTACTGAAATCGCCGCGAAAACCGCTGCCGAAGAGCCAGCTGCGAAACCAAATTTTCGTGTCGATGGTGCTCACACCGCCGTTCCTGCCCCTCACAAAAAGCGTTCGGAAAAACCAGCCGCTCCAGCTCCGGAGTTGCTCGCAGAGGCCGCCGAACTGGCAGACGATTTGCCCGCGCAGGCCGAAGTCGTCGACCTGACGACTGCCGCCGAAGAAGCGGCCGATATGAAGCTCGAAGAAGTCAAGCTGGAAGAAGAATTGCAACTCGCCGAAGAAGTGGAAACGATCGCCAGCGAGCCTCTCGCGGAGCCAGCTGTCGTTCATGCTCCTCGCGCTTGCGTGCCGCTCTGGGCCGTCGATCGCTTCGACTGGCCAGCCGTTTGCGAGAAACTGCTCCGCAGCGATAACAGCTACTTTTCCGAGGCTGGCGAGAAACTCCGCATTGCGGTTCGCGATGGCCTGAAGACCCTTGGAATCACCGGAAGTCGGCGAGGTGAAGGTCGCTCGACCTTGGCACTTTGCTTGGCTCGCGCTGCTGCTGACGCTGGCATTCAAGTCGCCATTGTCGATGCCGATTTCACGCGACCTCAGCTGGCGAGCATGCTCGGTCTCGAAGTGGCCTATGGCTGGCAAGATGCCGCCACCGGAGCCATTCCGCTGAGCGAAGCCGCTATCAAAAGCAAAGAAGATCGAATCACGATTCTTCCCCTCGAAGTTTCGTCCGCTGCCGATCCACTGTCGCTCGACGACCCACGTGTTACCGCCACCTTCCGCGCGCTGGCTGCAACGTTCGAGCTTGTGATCGTTGACATGCCTCCCACAGCCATGGGAGAAGGTTCGCTCTTTCCCGCCGGTGAAGCGTGCCCGATGGATGCCATGATTGTGGTTCGCGACACCCGCTTTGCCACCACCAGCGAAAGCCACGCGATTGGCGATCGCTTGTATGGCTGCGGCGCTGAAGCTGTGGGCATTGCCGAGAACTTTGCGAGCGAAACACCCACCCTCTAA